In the genome of Brachypodium distachyon strain Bd21 chromosome 3, Brachypodium_distachyon_v3.0, whole genome shotgun sequence, the window AAGGATTCCCAGGCCGCACGCAGACGCAGCGAGACCAAGACTCAAGAGGAAAACGATGTTCCAATGCCCCCAAAATAACGTTTTCATTCCTTGCTTTCTTCCTCGATTAACGTAACAGCCAGATTTAATCACACATACCTAATTTCTTGCTCCGAAGCCCTACCGGGAGCTCCGCCCGTGTTCTGGAGCGTTTTGCTTTATCCATGGTCTGAATGAAAAAGATCGgatttttttgtgtatttcTCTGGATGAAATGTTGaaaaattgcattttaacGATTTCCCCTTGTTTCTTCGACAGCGGCGGAAGTAGTAGATGATACCAGGCCGCAATGGAGACGGCCGCATCGTCGGGGACGGGGAACTTTCCGGTGGACAACGGTGAGATTTGGACGCCGATGTACTCCGGTACTCTGAACATGGGCTCGTCTTCTATTCATCCTCCAACCCAGGTAAGCTCAATAATCTTTCTCACCTCGAGTTCTTCAAGAAGTGGATCCGTGCGGGAAATCgccatttttttccttttttgcacTCTTAGCCTTtcacttttctttttgcctctTCTCACTCTGCATaaataatttttctttttctgagaATCGCGTAGTTTCTTTTCACTGGTTATCGTCACGAGGTATTGAAGTAGGACCCTGATTTCTTGAACTTTCAGTTTATTGGCCGTAATGTCGATTAGCAGAGTTCAGGTGTTCTTTCCGGAAAAGAGGGAAGCCCACGgcgtgtgcatcgattgatgcaccCAGAGATTAGCATAGTTCAGATATGATCAAATTCTTTCGATCCTATAAAATCTGACTTGATTGTAGAGTTTGCATCTGGCTCATCTTAACCTGAATAAGAAATCAACATTTTCGTTGTTTTTATTGACAGATGGAGGTTGAATTTAATTCAGCATATGACGATGATGCCACCACAGAGATCCAACGGTTACTAGAAGGACCCCAAGATGAGCGTAGCCTGGATGAATGTTTGGAAGGTAGTACAGTATTAGATCATTGTTTTCTATTCTAAACATTTTTACAGAAGTAAACTTATTTTTCTATGGTCTGGATCAATGTTAAGGATATAACTGATCGGCTGGGATTAGGATTAACTTGTCTAGGTGGAcgattttttttccgaaaaggaggGAATACCCCTtgcctctgcatcgatcgatgcacacaccCATGTCAAGGCGGAGAATTAACTGAATTAACCGGTCAACCATTAATTCTTTTGTCAAATAGCGCATATACCCTAGATTTTGATGTAATGTAGCAATGTAATATGCTAAAATATACAACTGTAGAAAAATATAACAGTATATGGAGTAAAAATGTTACCTTGACGGTCTGATCTGATCCTGCTGGATTGATCTAGAATGTTTGACTGGAGAGTGATGAATCTGCAGACTAGACACAGATCCATGAGTGTGTGCTTTAACTTGGAAGAAATACAAATAAACAATAACTAGTCAATGATACATGTGGGACACTGAAACTGAAACATGAACATGATTTGTTATGTACTACGAGGTTCACACATCTATAGTTGTCGCCATAATATCACAGCAATGTAGCAAACAGCACACATAGTTCATAACTGTGTAAGTAATTATTCATAAGCCTTCAATTTTCACTATGTCAACAAATACAACCTTGTGCACTTATGCAAGTGTCCTGCCAGCCACATTTCTGGTTTCATTCATAAGACTGCAATGCTGTACTTGTTTAGAATCGTGACCTTCAAATAATGTGAAACCGGAAATTTTCCTCCTAAGTAATTGTTAGTTTATTCTGCATATTTTCATAAATCACTGTAATTAGAAACTATCAGCACGGTCACTAAATATGTATTTATAATTGATTTCTTGCCTTTCAGGCTGCAGTGATCAGCCCCAGAATATGCAGCAGCAGACACTGCAATGTATCTGTGACTGTCTCGAGAACAGCGAGTGGGCTACTACAGAAGCACCTGCCAATATAACGTGTGTCCTGGCTACTCATTCAGGTAttgatcttttcttttgtttagcAAGTACGTGATATGTGTGGGAGTTACCATATCTGTAATTCATACTTATTATAACATAATGTGCATGCAACAGATGGTAAAAACTCTGTCCATCAAGGTAAAGCACACACTCATGGATCCGTTTCTTAATCATCTACTTGCTGATTTCTTGACCACTCGTCGTCTGCACTTGGAACCAATGTGTGAAGCTTTTCTTGCAGGTCCACTCAGTCCTTCTACTTATATGAGGGAGGAAATCCTTGCTCCTGATGTATGATTTTGCCACAAATAAATGGTATAACTTGCTAAACAAATGAATGAGACAAATGATActcaatttgttttcttcatgGCAGATAGAATGTGAAATTTATTCACCAACTAAGGACGATTGCATGACAACGCGAGCATGTATGGACTCCAAAATAGATCTCCTAGGTATGGATTATGAAGGCTCCAGTAATTATGATGCAATATGTCACTTATCATTACTCAAGTACACATGGTATGTGCTCCAGATTGCATACCAAAGAGAGATGTGAGGCGTGCCCGGAGAGGTCTTCGTAAGAGAAGAACAATTTCGTTGCTAAGCATGAAACAACCTTTGCTTCTGTCTAGCCATTTTGGGGTAAGAATCATGTTAATTTTCAGGTAGAAGTTCCACCAGTTTTTTGGCAGGGATATTTTGGTCAATTATTACACAGGGATTTACTGCTTTTTATAATGAACATTTGACTTCAACATTTTGATCTATCTTTATTGTTTTAATAGAACCCACCATTCCCCTGGAATATGCCATCTGCAAGTAAAGGTAAAAAACGTGGACCTAGAAAAAACAACGATCACTGGACAACTGAAGAAGTGATTAAACTAGTGGAAGGTGTATCCAAGTACGGTGTGGGACGATGGACTGaattgaagaaacaaaagtTCTCATCATCAGTTCGAACAGCTGTGCATCTTAAGGTATAGTAGATTTGTTTTTCGATCCTATTGTGAGCATTGTCTGGTCATCACCCTCCCCCCCTCTAATTTGTGGTCCTAGGGCTGACACTGATATCAATCTATCATTTTGTTTCATGCGTCAGGATAAGTGGAGGAATCTATTAAAAGCTTGCGAGGTCAGATTTACCTCTACAAATCAGGTGCTATTTCATATGTTTCTTGCTCATTCTGGAAGCACCACTGATTTCATTTCTTGCATTTCTTTAAATTTCAGGGAAGAGCCCAAAACAGGAGGTTGCTTCGTCTAGATAGTAAGTTGATGAAAAAGATACGGAGGCTAAGACATGCCCACCCTTGTCCAAAACCAAGCGGCACATAGGAATTATACAAGAAACATTGTTTAGGACTTTTGGAGGTATCCGTGAGTTAGCTACAAGATTctgcctttttatttttaatgaCAGAGAAGCGTAGGTTTACAAAGTAAGTTTGTAGATGGTAGAGAGTAGATTGAACCAGCTAGCTAGAGGGGAACAACTTGTATGTCCTGCCTAACCGCCTTGTGAACTAGTATCTTGGTAATGAAATGGAGGTAACCACGAGGCAAACGTGGTAAGCTATCTTCaaaatttcattaaaaaacaaagaaatggAGGTAGCTGTCCTGCTTTTTTGTGTTCCGTTGTCAAGCTAACATTATTTGAAGACTAGAAATGGGTCGCCTTTTTTGCTAAAATGCTTAGCAGGTCTACACACAAATGGTTTACATTTTCTTGTGGATCTTAGTATTCTGATAAACAGTAGCAGCTTGGTGAAGTACAGGGATGGGGATCTGGGGGTGAAAAAGTGTAAAACACTATGATTGAACGCAAGTGGTTTATTAACTTGGTACTagagttttgttttgttaccGGCGTTTTGCCTTGGTACTAGTGTTTTGCATTGATATGAGCATTTCATCTTGATAGAGTTTGCCTTCTTGCCTTGGTAGTAGAGTTTTGCATTGATATCGGCATTTCATCTTGATAAACTTTGCCTCCGTATTAGAAATTTATCTTGGTGTCAACATTTCATCTTGGTACCAAAgatctttttttaaaagggGTCTTGTAAATCCGAACAAAGTGAATAAAGAACAAGTTGCAACCGATATTGTTCGGTGGACACAATAAATACAGTGATTTACACTTCAGCACCTCTTTTCATAAGACACTGATGCACTGCATAattttagaaataaataagCTCTCATTCGTTCGTCCAGCGTAtgttccaaaataaaaaaagtacaAGGTTTACATCAGGAGCCGTTAAAGTTTTGGCTCTTGCTGTCCTGCTATTTGCAATGCTAGAAACTACAGTACTTAAACTTATTCCTTTCACAGCGTGGCATGAGAGGTTTCCATTTTCTTTGCTCTTCCGTACGATGAGTAAGGTCCTCAGCAGCTATGCATCAATCCCTGCCGATGGTCACATTCTTGCTTACATGTATTATCTGATTACAAGGCCTGTTGGCCAGGTAAAGGAAAAACACGCACACGTTAAGTCAAATTAACAAGAAGGTCACCTGCAATCTATAAGTTTCATCTCATTAATCAAAGAGTTAAACATCAGTGCTAACTTGCAGCACCTAGCACCTGATGGAAGACAGAAACCGTTTTCTGAGAAATGTTCCCATAGGTTGCCAAGAATGAAATGAAAGGTTCCCATGAATTGAACATAACTGTTGGtatccattaaaaaaaaacagaactgctgaagaaaaagaagagtatTTCTAGCAATTGTCAAGTAACAAGTGGCAGGAGAATGGGAGCATAGAGGAGGAATCGAGGTCACCAGCTAGCTATGTTTTAAGATGCAGAGTGGCAAACGGAGACTTGTGGGGAGGCTGGGAGCGAGCGAGGCATGCACAGAGAAGgaaaatttttttttgaggggtgAGAAGGAATTGTTAGGACCCtctcctctgttttttttagagaaacgACCGAAGCTTTATTAAATAATGATGTTTACAGGGATACAGAGGTTTGCTGGAGGATGTTCCAGCCAAATATAACGACCAACTCCAAGAGTTGTAGCTAGCCATGCTAATCTATGCGCCTCCCCATTAGCTTCACGTCGTTCATGACTGAAGATGGTCTCAATAAAACGAAGACTCCTCTCTGCAATACTACGCAGAATCATAACATACGAGCTCATCACTTGCCCTCCATTAATCTCCTCTGTTTATCACCTGCAGGCTGGCTGCTGGCACTAGGGCGTTGGGCCTTTGGGCTATATGCCCAGCTCTCAAGCCTACAATGCGGCTATTTTTTTGTTGACCAATAGCAATGCGGCTAAGTATAACAGGATGGCAATAGAGGAGAGATCAAGgattcctctaaaaaaaagagggcAAAGATCGAACGGcggtggcttcttcttctcccaccTTGATCTACAGTTTTGCTGTCTTTGTACCTCAGAACTATCAAAACCTGGTAATCCACCTTGATTGATTGAGCGAACTTATTATTAACTGATACCTTAAGTAGTGTTGGTTGGTGGAATCAAATGTCATGAAATAAAACGGTTCTAAAATCTAAATCCACTTCTGTGTTTGGTTCGAGGAATGAAATATTTAGTTTCTCAAATATGATGAAATCATATGGTTTCATGCCATTTTACCTTAGGGAGTAACTATAGAAGTTTAGGTTGATGATCATTGTTATGTTTATTTGCAGCTCAACCGTCATCATTTTTAGACGGGTGGGCCATCAAGTCCCATTATTATGTGTGGGAGTTACCATATCTGTAATTCATACTTATTATAAAATAATGTGCATGCAACAGATGGTAAAAACTCTGTCCATCAAGGTAAAGCACACACTCATGGATCCATTTCTTAATCATCTACTTGCCGATTTCTTGACCACTCATCTGCACTTGGAACCAATGTTTGAAGCTTTTCTTGCTGGTCCACTCAGTCCTTCTACTTATATGAGGGAGGAAATCCTTGCTCCTGATATATGATTTTGCCACATATAAATGGTATAACTTGCTAAACAAATGAATGAGACAAATGATActcaatttgttttcttcatgGCAGATTGAATGTGAAATTTATTCACCAACTAAGGATGATTGCATGACAACGCGAGCATGTATGGACTCCAAAATAGATCTCCTAGGTATGGATTATGAAGGCTCCAGTAATTATGATGCAATATGTCACTTATCATTACTCAAGTACACATGGTATGTGCTCCAGATTGCATACCAAAGAGAGATGTGAGGCGTGCCCGGAGACGTCTTCGTAAGAGAAGAACAATTTCGTGGCTAAGCATGAAACAACCTTTGCTTCTGTCCAGCCATTTTGGGGTAAGAATCATGTTAATTTTCAGGTAGAAGTTCCACCAGTTTTTTGGCAGGGATATTTTGGTCAATTATTTGGTTACCAAAGTGTTTTTACACAGGGATTTACTGCTTTTTATAATGAACCTTTGAGTTCAACATTTTGATCTATCTTTATTGTTTTAATAGAACCCACCATTCCCCTGGAATATGCCATCTGCAAGTAAAGGCAAAAAACGTGGAGCTAGAAAAAACAACGATCACTTGACAACTGAAGAAGTGATTAAACAAGTGGAAGGTGTATCCAAGTACGGCGTGGGACGATGGACTGaattgaaaaaacaaaagttcTCACCATCAGTTCGAACAGCTGTGCATCTTAAGGTATA includes:
- the LOC104583657 gene encoding uncharacterized protein LOC104583657, producing METAASSGTGNFPVDNGEIWTPMYSGTLNMGSSSIHPPTQMEVEFNSAYDDDATTEIQRLLEGPQDERSLDECLEGCSDQPQNMQQQTLQCICDCLENSEWATTEAPANITCVLATHSDGKNSVHQGPLSPSTYMREEILAPDIECEIYSPTKDDCMTTRACMDSKIDLLDCIPKRDVRRARRGLRKRRTISLLSMKQPLLLSSHFGNPPFPWNMPSASKGKKRGPRKNNDHWTTEEVIKLVEGVSKYGVGRWTELKKQKFSSSVRTAVHLKDKWRNLLKACEVRFTSTNQGRAQNRRLLRLDSKLMKKIRRLRHAHPCPKPSGT
- the LOC106866469 gene encoding uncharacterized protein LOC106866469 isoform X3, producing the protein MVKTLSIKIECEIYSPTKDDCMTTRACMDSKIDLLDCIPKRDVRRARRRLRKRRTISWLSMKQPLLLSSHFGNPPFPWNMPSASKGKKRGARKNNDHLTTEEVIKQVEGVSKYGVGRWTELKKQKFSPSVRTAVHLKDKWRNLLKACEGRAQNGRLLRLDSKLMKKIQRLRHAHPYPKPSGT
- the LOC106866469 gene encoding uncharacterized protein LOC106866469 isoform X1, translated to MVKTLSIKIECEIYSPTKDDCMTTRACMDSKIDLLDCIPKRDVRRARRRLRKRRTISWLSMKQPLLLSSHFGNPPFPWNMPSASKGKKRGARKNNDHLTTEEVIKQVEGVSKYGVGRWTELKKQKFSPSVRTAVHLKDKWRNLLKACEVRFTSTNKGRAQNGRLLRLDSKLMKKIQRLRHAHPYPKPSGT
- the LOC106866469 gene encoding uncharacterized protein LOC106866469 isoform X2, with the translated sequence MVKTLSIKIECEIYSPTKDDCMTTRACMDSKIDLLDCIPKRDVRRARRRLRKRRTISWLSMKQPLLLSSHFGNPPFPWNMPSASKGKKRGARKNNDHLTTEEVIKQVEGVSKYGVGRWTELKKQKFSPSVRTAVHLKDKWRNLLKACEGRAQNGRLLRLDTVNQREKECSSSFQLRCGHYMETEDSVI